One genomic window of Punica granatum isolate Tunisia-2019 chromosome 1, ASM765513v2, whole genome shotgun sequence includes the following:
- the LOC116214986 gene encoding F-box protein At5g49610-like, with protein sequence MNCHKVGYFPDEVVLQILARLPIKSLFRAKIVCKLWHRLVSEEYFVHLYNELSVRNSMVLVEVSDSSESTNMSLICVDNLRGVSELSLDFLKDRVKVRASCNGLLCCSSIPDKGIFYVCNPMTREFRLLPRSRERPVTRFYPDGEAALVGLACDLPGQKYNVVLAGYHRTFGHRPDGTFICSVFDSESSKWRKFVSLQDEHFTHMSKNQVVFVNGALHWLTGSACILILDLNYDLWRKMQLPDEVGRGPGNRVYLLESDGYLSVIQISEAWMNIWVLKNYEREDWNLVDRVSLRCIRGLVPGIFPISQTQEYVLLATHKQILVYQRKSRVWKEMYSVKNGSTLPLWFSAHSFRSTIFSCQ encoded by the coding sequence ATGAATTGCCACAAAGTTGGGTATTTCCCGGACGAGGTTGTCCTCCAAATATTGGCCCGGTTGCCCATTAAGTCCCTTTTCAGGGCCAAAATCGTATGCAAGCTCTGGCACAGGTTGGTGTCGGAGGAGTACTTTGTTCATCTCTACAATGAACTCTCGGTGAGGAACTCGATGGTTCTGGTTGAGGTTTCGGACTCATCGGAGTCGACTAACATGAGCTTGATCTGTGTTGATAACCTTCGTGGTGTCTCTGAATTGAGCCTTGATTTCTTGAAAGACCGGGTTAAGGTTAGGGCTTCTTGTAACGGATTGCTGTGCTGCTCCAGCATACCGGATAAGGGCATTTTCTATGTCTGCAACCCTATGACCCGAGAGTTTAGGCTGCTCCCGAGAAGTAGGGAGAGGCCTGTGACGAGGTTTTACCCTGACGGAGAAGCAGCCTTGGTGGGCCTAGCTTGTGATTTGCCGGGACAGAAGTACAATGTCGTGCTGGCTGGTTATCATCGAACTTTCGGGCACAGGCCTGATGGGACCTTTATTTGTTCGGTGTTCGACTCTGAGTCAAGCAAGTGGAGGAAGTTCGTCTCTTTGCAGGACGAGCACTTCACCCACATGAGCAAGAACCAGGTGGTGTTTGTCAATGGGGCTCTCCATTGGCTCACTGGCAGTGCTTGTATACTCATCCTTGATTTGAATTATGATCTTTGGAGGAAGATGCAGCTGCCCGATGAGGTTGGCAGAGGGCCAGGGAACAGGGTCTACTTGCTCGAGTCCGATGGGTATTTGTCGGTGATTCAGATCTCAGAGGCATGGATGAACATCTGGGTGTTGAAGAATTACGAGAGGGAGGATTGGAATTTGGTGGATCGGGTAAGTCTTAGATGCATAAGAGGTTTGGTGCCAGGAATCTTCCCGATCAGTCAAACTCAGGAGTATGTACTTTTGGCCACTCACAAGCAGATTTTGGTGTACCAGAGGAAGAGCAGAGTGTGGAAGGAAATGTATTCTGTGAAGAACGGGTCCACGCTACCTCTGTGGTTTTCAGCGCACTCATTTCGGAGCACAATCTTCTCCTGCCAGTGA
- the LOC116215000 gene encoding elongin-C isoform X1 — MRKEDTVKLISAEGFEFVVDKRAAMVSQTIRNMLTSPGSFAETQLGEVTFPEISTTILEKICQYFHWSLQYASGKESEFHIEPELTLELMMAANYLHT; from the exons ATGAGGAAGGAGGATACCGTGAAGCTGATCAGCGCCGAGGGTTTCGAGTTCGTGGTCGACAAGAGGGCCGCCATGGTTTCTCAGACCATCCGCAACATGCTCACTTCTCCAG GGAGCTTCGCGGAGACGCAGCTGGGCGAAGTGACGTTCCCGGAGATCAGCACCACCATCCTCGAGAAGATATGCCAGTACTTCCACTGGTCTCTTCAGTATGCTAG TGGCAAGGAGAGCGAGTTCCACATCGAGCCTGAGCTGACACTGGAGCTGATGATGGCTGCTAACTATCTCCATACTTGA
- the LOC116215000 gene encoding elongin-C isoform X2: protein MRKEDTVKLISAEGFEFVVDKRAAMVSQTIRNMLTSPGSFAETQLGEVTFPEISTTILEKICQYFHWSLQYASDKGRYKKLISSLQRAGTVP from the exons ATGAGGAAGGAGGATACCGTGAAGCTGATCAGCGCCGAGGGTTTCGAGTTCGTGGTCGACAAGAGGGCCGCCATGGTTTCTCAGACCATCCGCAACATGCTCACTTCTCCAG GGAGCTTCGCGGAGACGCAGCTGGGCGAAGTGACGTTCCCGGAGATCAGCACCACCATCCTCGAGAAGATATGCCAGTACTTCCACTGGTCTCTTCAGTATGCTAG TGATAAGGGGCGCTACAAAAAGTTGATCAGTAGCTTGCAAAGAGCTGGAACGGTTCCTTAA